accgaattaaccaaagAACTTTTCGAGTAGGTTTGGTTCGGCAAGTTCTGGTTGGTTTACAACCGCAGGTGAACTAATtcttaagaaaaattaatagCTTCTAAATTCTTGGCCCTGCAGGTGAACTCTACTCAATCTACTTCTCTCAACACAGCGGCGGCGAGTGGATCGAACCTCACGACCTAGAGTTCGTCACCGGAACCAACAGAGCCGTTGTGTACTCGTCGAAACACGGCCACGCGAGCTTTCCTAAAGCTGGTGTTTACTTGCAAGGCTCGACGACGCTTGGGATAGGGATAAGGAACGACACAGGGTGCAGCGATCTCTCTGTCGATTCCAGCTCGAGGTACCAGATCGTTGCGGCGGAGTATCTCGGCGCGGTGGTGGAGGAACCGCCGTGGCTGCAGTATATGAGAGAGTGGGGGCCGAAGATTGTGTACGACTCGAGGGAGGAGATTGAGAGGTTGGCGAGTCGGTTTCCGAGGACGGTTGGTGTTACGGTTGGTAACGTGTTGAGGAAGCTTCCGGTGGAGTTATCAGGTGAGGAAGGTCCTACGGGACCCAAGGAGAAGAATAACTGGTACGGTGATGAAAGATGGTGAAACTgtaaaacagtaaaaaaaagtgaaaaattgaaaaggaaaagaaaagaagaagcttaATTTACGTAAAGCGTTAATTACGCAAAGGTTTTTAATTACGATTAGCGTAGGATTAACGATAAGACTAAAGTTTGTTGTCGGAAGAGTATACATGTGGGTcccatattttatattttaaaattaatttaattaatgaaaacGCTTTACTGATTACTTATTTAGACGAACAAACCCCGACCAAACCCACACATTCGTGGAGACTCCACATTCGTGTACCGTTTCCTtctttattctctctctctctctctttatgaGAAAGATTGTTTCTTTTGATCTGTGAAGAGATCAAGCTGTTTCGTGTGTCTTTAGAAGAATCTAAAAGTTGAAACCTTTTTGATTGTTTGGTTTATGGTTTTGATCGGTGATTTGAATTTGAATTCCAGTTTATAATTGTTCTTTTGTTGATTGATTTTGGAAACGATGAGTGGTTTCCGAGATGTTTGTTCATCAAGTGGGTCGGTGAATGTGATGATCGGAGTATCACCGGCTGAAGAAGGAGACGGCAACGCCGCCGCCGCCATATCGTCGGAGGATTCGTCTTCCCCCGACGAGACGGTGGCGGGAACAGAGCTCGACTTAGCTCTGGGTCTTAGCGTTGGTAGGAATCACTCAAAGGTTCGgtctttttcttcatctttggcttcctcttcgtcttcttcttctctgaccAGAGAAAGTGGAACGAAACGGTCTGCTGATTCTTCTGCGGCTGCCTCAAAAGGGTATATTCATCTTTTAGAGACTTTATATTGTAAATGATTTTATCTCACATTTGGTTTTAGAATTGTGAGAGGTTGAATTAAAATCACAGGATCAgatcatatataaaatcatctgaaatgtttttgaattatacTTTGTGGATTACATTTTTTAATGTTACAATGTCTCTTTTGTATATTCctgttttgaatttgttttgttaatggGGAGCAGAAATGTTGCGGTAGGGTGGCCGCCTCTACGGACTTACAGGATCAACAGTTTGGTCAACCAATCAAAGTCCTCGCCCGCTGAAGACGACATTCAAAAGGACACAACAAAAAACGGCGTGAAGAACAATGACGCTTCCTTCGTCAAATCTCCAATGCTTGTGAAGGTTACAATGGACGGAGTTATAATCGGAAGGAAGATTGATCTGAATGCTCTTGATTCTTATGAAGCCTTGGCGAAGACTCTGGAACAGATGTTTTTCCACACGCCTGTAACAGCAAGTCAGTTCTTTCTTCATtccgtttttattttatttttttactttggtgGTGGGATCGGTTATGATTTGATCAAATTTTGTAGGATGCAAGGAAACAAGACGTGGTTCAGAACTACTGGATGGTTCATCAGAATATATCATAACGTATCAAGATAAAGACGGAGATTGGATGCTTGTAGGAGATGTTCCATGGCTGTATGATTATTATTGTCCCTAGCTAATATCTTCCCACATTCGTCTTCATCTGTATTTGTTATGCTTCCTTCCtcatgtgtttttattttctttctcaGGATGTTCCTTGGGTCTGTTAAAAGACTGAGAATCATGAGAAGATCAGGTGAAACTGGAGTTGGCAAGTAGGGATTCATCTTCTCATCTTCTCTGAGAAGACACTGTCAGCTCAACATCTCTGTTAATCAAGCTGAAGGGTGAAATCATCTTCTCTATAAGATGGAAATGATTGAACGTGGAGATAAAAAAGAGACAagaaacacacatatatatggTTAACCTGGTCTGTAAATTAGTAAAATCTTGTTCAGATaatcacacatatatataatacatgtgtttATTATGAGTTATACATGTGTCTGCAGTGGTTTGTGAATATCAAACAAAAGTTTCATTAAGaatatgaaaaatgaaatatcaaTCAGCCTCACTCAAAACTCAAATGTAGCTTTCCTTATTGGTATTTTACTACTCGTCCTTAAGGTTTTATAGCATAAAAAACCTCAAAACCCAGTAAATCTCCCATTGAGGTTAACACAAACTCTTGAAACAGAACTCAATGATTCCTCAAGGTCACAGAGATTGGACTCCTAACTCGCTGCATCAAATTCCTACAGTTGACCCAAGTCAACTTTCCATCTGCAAAGTTAGCAGCCACCTTCTCTCCTTTGTTTCCCTTCTTCAACACAGACCAAACTCGATGTGACAGTGTTTGATCCGTGTGGCTAAAACAAGTTTCTAAGGGTTTACAATCACTTTGATCCCCTTTGGAGCCGTAACATTCGGAGTGTATATTGACTAGGGCTACCTACCAACGTTAGTCACACTCCTTGTGATCTTCTCCCTCTCGCCTTAACATTCAGTGTATATTAACTTAGTGCAGTGAGGATTGACCTCGTAGGGTGGATTTGCTTTACAGAGGAGTTTCGTCATGTATAGTGGTCATTGCAACATGTTACTTTCCTTTGGTTTTGGAGATTGATGAAGATTTCAGCAGAGCCTTTTAGCTGATCCTTTGTACACTAACACATTGATGCAGCACATCTTGAATCCGTTCATAACTCGGTTTAGTAAACCAAACCGAGATagattatgttttataattttccttttattaatTGGTTTTTGTTAATATTAGGATAATCCTTATATGAAGTTAGGTTAGTTTGTAGCTATATATCACTTAGGTCTATTCAATCTAAAGTTTTagatgatttgatttttaaagaggttttagatgattttaatgaATTAGAGAGTTTAAAATGAATCAATTATGTGGGCCGCGGCAAAAAAGGTGGACAAGCAACAGTATACCACCACAAGTACATCAACCGGTCATTATCCCAGGGAGATGGTGTTTTAAagatggttcgtggaaggatAAAGATTTTTTCTCGAAACAAGGTTAATTTAGTACTCTGGAAGGTTATGAGGGTTTAATGGGGGCACGAAATGTTCGGGCAAGCATGACACCCTTTCACTCGGAGGTGGAGGctttgatttgggcaatggagtgtatgaaGAATTTACGATagtttcaggttacgtttgcgacagattgttctcagttggtgaaaaTGGTTTCAGAACCGGAGAAGTGGCCAGCGTTCGCAAGTTATCTCGAGGATATCaagtaggggtgggcattcgggtacccgttcgggttcggatcgggtatttcggattttcgggtatttcggtatagggatataaaacccgttcgggtatttctgtacttcgggtcgggttcgggtatttttagtttgggttcggttattttgtatcgggttcggatatttaaattttagaaaaaataaaataaaattttcaattttttaaagtttctttaaaaatatagatttcacttaactgatttttctatctttttataaattgagtgattaatagatttggatataacatttcaaaaataaaaatattaattttgctattgtttttaaactttggatgtaacttttgttactACATGAGATAAAAaatttgacatgcattttaaatgaatatcaaattattttctttataattatatatatactatatgatcttaaagtatgtgtaacatcaatttaaatattttaaataaagtgagagatgtaaactagaaaaataaagataaatatacatatgttcggttatcttcggatatccattcgggttcgggtattacccgttcgggttcggatatccaatctctcctaacttaatatccattcgggtattatactacttcggttcggatttcggttcgggtttttcggatcgggttcgggtgccacttcggatatcgggtaaagtgcccacccctaatatCAAGAGTTTAAAAAGTCGTTTCCAGAActcacagctcattcatgtaccacggaCGGAGAATTTAAAGGCGGATCgtctagcacgcagtgccaggCAGTaatcgtctttcgtcgttcacatggatgcagagtttTCAGTTTGGTATgtagagtctatatgagtctgttcgtttgatgacaaaaaaaaaagagagtttaaAATGATTTTCGTTAAGCCACTCTAGAATATCACATAAAAaagatttaagttttttttaactaaaaaactcCACCTAAACATTCTAAAATCAAttgaaagttttaaaatctataacagtggatttcagagtattttataaaatgtcaagttcaattttaaatgagtttttaaaatcatgtttgaataacagtggatttttcatatctcagttgaatacacccaCTTAAAGTACTACTTTAAACCATATTTTAACTTGCTGAGAGTATCACCAAAATCAAAAGACCTTTTTGTTTGAGTTGAGAGAATCAAGAGTTCAAGGATTTATCATTTTTGTTACAAGATTCTAGCTATTAAGCTTCTGCTCTCTGTCACACATACTTCAAGCTTTGTATTCAAATGATAAGGCAATTGAGGAAGAACAAAAGTTGGAgcacaatataattttttggatGTCTATTTATTATAAGTAAGCTAGCAACACTGTTCCTAGAGGAAGAAATATTTGTAATAGAAACAATTAAGTGgatataactatttttaataatttttagtagTTTAAAAAATCgttatatattttcagaattATTTCTTGAAAGTCTATAACTCTAACAAATATGAAATGTCGATATATTACTCTAAGTACAAGAGACATATCAAAGTTTGAATATTGGTCAATATATGCTTACGTGATAAACTCTGATGTAAAGTAAAATTTTACTCTAGAGCAAGATCAACGTTCTGTTAAGTGGTGATGATTGTCATTTTAACTTATGAAAGTTTCCTCTCTTTTTACCACGAGTTTCAAACTTTCTTTAATCTCGTAAGTTTTCcagattcattttttatttgatcTTGATCCTCTTCTTCCAACAGAATGCAAGAGTGTATACTTGATCTTGATTCTTATTTTTCCAAGAAAAAGTAATCTGaatcttttttaattatattaacatTAGTTTTATTTGCTTAGAACATTGTTTCAAACACTAAAATGCACACAATTTGTATGTTGTTTTCGTCATgctttagtttacaaaaaataagaaagtaTATTAAACTACATGTATAAAGTATaatgaatatatgtatataatcataacaataatcattttctcttaaaatcataatatttttattgtgtatTTCTTCTATTTCAtgctttaaatttaaaagtttgagGATAGTATTTTAAACTAATTGTATactgaatatatgtatataatcaattaatttgaaattatacAACTAAtgtttatgtaattatatatataaaacatatatccAGTGATAATATTGATGATAATGATTTTCATTAAGCTTTTATATATGGTGATTGTTTCTTGTTAATAGTTTCATAGATCATATAAAAGTAGTTTGatttaaacatacattaatatattatcttattcATGATTCTGTATATGTGAAATTGTATTATTGTGTGTGAAGATTACATTATAGACAATGTAAAATCAAGTTTGTTTGGTAGAGGGAGTATGTGTTTCATCAAACATCAAAGATTGAAGGGACCGTAAAAGAAATGTGGAATATTAAGTatgaagaaaatatttaaaagagaaTTAACAGTTTAAGGATCTTCATAAAAAATGATACATATATGTATAGAAAACATGTTATAAAGGtgatctaaaatatatattatatttctcaatccactttatatatatatttcacctTTATAACATGTTTTCTTGTTGCATAGGCTTTGATACTCATGTGATTTGGCTCTTCAGATTCTCTCTGACTCGGGATCTTTGTGGTGTTTCTTATTTAAGGTACGCGTAAAGCATGCTCTTAACAATCAGTCGAAAACTAGGCTGATTGGTCCAAACTGCCATGGATTATCAAGCCTGGTGAGTGCAATATTGGAATTATGCCTGGATACATCCACAAGGCTTGTTTTGTATTGCAATCGgattgagagagagaggggtttgaatttgaaatcaCAGTTGATCATGAGTTCTCAGGTTACACTCAGAGACTGTTAGAGACGGTTTCGATTCTAGTCAAAAAGAGTATTGACAAGGTAAATATTGGTAAAACATTGTTTAGAGATCACATATATATCATGTATGTAACATGTATTTATGAGTATGAGTAGTAGCAATGGTTTGTGAATATCAAACAGAAGTTCAACCAATAGTTTCATTTATAAGAATCTAACAAATGAAATACAGCTAGTGCTGACTCCGagaataacaacaacaacaacatcaataAATCAGCTTCACTCACAGCTCAAATGTAGCTTTCTTATTGTTTACCACTCGTCTTAAAAGGTTTTTTATAGCATAAAAAcccctaaaaccaaattttgaaATAGAATGAAAACGTTTCCTTCCTTGGCTCTCAATGATTCTTCAAAGTTACAGAGATTGGACTCCGAACTCGCTGCATCGAATCTCTAGAGTTGACCCAAGTCAACTGTCCATCTGCAAAGCTAGCACCCACTTTCTCTCCTCTGTTTCCCTTCTTCAACACAAACCAAACTCTATAGCTCAACGTTTGATCCGCGTGACTAAACACAAGCCTCTTAGGCTTTACAATCACATTAATCCCCATAGGAGCCTTAACATTCACAGTATATATTGACTTAGGGCTCCCAACGTTAGTCACACGCCTTGTGACCATCTCCTTAGTCTTCCCACCTTTAAAAATAACCGAAATAGACGGATAGTTAAGGCTAAAACCAGGGCTGTTCCTCAGTATCACACCGCAGCTAACGTTCTTGTGAGTGATCGCTAAAATATCCGATCTCGTGAACCCGAGAGTGCATAAATAAGCTATGTAATCCACCGGTTGGATGTTGTAAACCAATCCCGGGTTAATCGCCTTAACCGGATTCACATGCCCTGCTCCAATAGCAAACACCCCCGCCGGTTTTTCCCCATCCCTAATCTCTTTCCCTCTCCGATCGTACAAATCAGCCGTCGTCATCATCGCGGATTTGATAGCAGCGGGAGACCAGTTCGGGTAACTAGACCGGATAAGAGCGGTTATCCCGCTAACGTGCGGACAAGACATCGAAGTCCCCGACATGACAGTGAAGTTAACTCTCCTCGAGTCATAAGGAAGACCCGTCGGTCCAAGATTCTGAGGCCAAGCCGCGATGATGTTGACCCCAGGAGCGATCAAATCCGGTTTAAGAATCGAAGGGTTAGCCAAACTCGGTCCACGAGCCGAGAACTGCGCCACCTCAGGCGCTCTAGACCTCCCAATCACCGTCCCGCCGAAAATTAACCTAGCTTTCGGTCTCACCGTGTCCCTCACGTAACCTTTCAAAACAACAGACTCTTCATAACCAATCAACGTCGCTGGTATCAGATGAACGTCTACAGAATCTTCCTCTTGGTTTATCTCTGTATTAGCCAAGATCATCGCGACGCCGCCAGCTTCTTTAACGGCTTGTCCTTTCTCCGATCTCCCGTTGACTCCACGGTCGCATATCACCATTTTGCCTTGGATACTCTCTCTCGGAAGCGAACCTCTCAGGCAAAACTCGCTTCCTTTGTCTCCTCCCGTGACGTAAACGACCTCGAGCTCTCTCTCGGCTCTCTTTAAACCTTTCCCTGGATATAAAGACTCTCCGTAGAGTAGCTTCCCGTTGGCTAACCTAACCACGCCTGGAAACTTTCTGTCCAGCGTCCCCGCTCCCACCGTGGAGACCCAAGGAGCTGTGTTTGCGACCGAGCTAGCGAGCGGACCGTTGTTGCCACCCGCGCAGACGACAGCGATCCCGTGTTCCGTGGCTCGGAAGGTACCTATGGCGATAGTGTCATCATACAGAGGTATAGGGAAACCGCCTAGGGAGAGGGAGAGAACGTCGACTCTGTCTTGAATCGCCACGTCTATAGCCGCGAGGATGTCTGAGCTGTAACAGCCGTTGAACCAGCAGACTTTGTAAACCGCCACGTGGGCTCCGGGGGCCATCCCGCGAGCCACGCCGGCTCCGTTTCCGAGAACGCTCGCCGTGGAAACAGGGGACCCGGCGGCTGTTGAAGCGGTGTGGGTGCCGTGTCCCGTCGAGTCTCTCGCGGATATGTACTCGCGAGGCATGTTCGGTGAGTCCAAGGGAGAGTTGGCCACGCGGTGGCCTCTGATGAAGAACCTAGCGCCGATTAGTTTCTTGTTGCAGCTGGAGGAAGTGAAGCTCTCTCCTTCTTGGCAAACTCCTCTCCATTTGCTTGGGATAGAAGGCATCCCTGTGTCGTCGAAGCTTGGACTCTCAGGCCAGACTCCTGTATCGAGAACGCCGATGATCGTGCCTTGACCGGATCTTGATTTAGACCAGACATTGGAGCTTCCAGGACCGTCGAGTCCCAAGAACTTGTAAGAGTAAGTGGTTTGAACTTGGAGAACATGGTCAGGTCTTACTGCAACAACTTCGGGTAAGTTCTTTAGGGTTTCAGCTTCTGATTCGGTTAACTGAGCAGAGAATCCTTCAATGGCAGAGTCGTAAGAGTAGAGAATCCGTGAAGAAGGATCTTCTCtgtcttcgtcttcttcttgaAGACCTAGAACAGCTTCTTGGAGAAAAGAAAGATGCCAATCAAACTTTGAGGGAAAGGCTTTAGCGGTTTGGCTATTAGGGTGGAGCTGAATGATGTAAGTATTTTTCTTCATGGTTactaaggaagaagaagaagaaacaaagagaagaaagataatGATGACAAAGAGAGTTTTAGGTTCCATTATTGCAAGAGAAGAGCTTTTGTTTTAGTGTTGTGGTTTTTGAAATGCATGGTTTTGGAGAAGAAGAGTTGGATATTTAAAGGAGAGTGTAAGAGGATTCAAAAGCTCAGATACGGATTcaagggaagaagaagatgatgaagctcGTGAGGTGTAAGAGCTCTTCATCACGAGTTTCATTTGTTAATGTTGCAGAGGTGAGAGCCTCTCCTAACCGCTCTCTTTGTTTTTTAGAGTTTCAAAGCTTGGGGAAGGACATGAAGCTATTAAGTAGAAAACTGTGGTAGTTGTTTTAAGGTTTTTCACTTGTAAGGGTTACTACTGACTTActgtctctgtctctgtctctgtgTCATTGTCTTTTTTTGGGGGAGTTCTTTGTTCACGAGATGTTCTGGTTAGAGTTTATTGCATTGTAGTATTATGTAGCCTTTGTGGGTAACAAACGATTCTAAATGGATTTGGTTCAGTTCCAATAATTATTAGCTAGTCAAACAGTTCAATCTAAAAGTCAATTAAACCCGAAATTTAAAACCATGTGATATGgacttaataaaataaatgatcaaCCATAAGccattttgttttcaaatactcgcaagtttttttttataaactaataagtcATGTCTTTAATAGTAAAAGAATGTGACCGTTGAAGCTTTAATAGTAAAAGAAATTTAATGCTGCAGCGGGTTGAGTGTTCACTACGTGCATTTATACATGCACGCTGCACACGCCTTGTCTTTTCCCCTCGGGTACTGCGTCCGTCGTACTATCTTAGTGGGCTCTATAATGATCATTTTAAGCCCAATACAGTGACCCTATCTTAGTGGGCTCTATAATGATAAGATGTTGTTAAACGTAGACGTCATTGTTTATGCAGATTATCAATAACATTCATGGTGTGATTTATATTacacaataattaataataatcattttCTAAACGGCAAAAAAATAACTGTTTTTGCAGATTAtcaaataacatttaaaaagaTCACCACAGAAGCTATGTTCCTTACAAAAAGGTCTCTTTCAATGTTAAGAGTGgctttaaaagtataatatgAGCATGAAGACTGCATCATgtcattcttttttctttcttctaccCAGTGGAACTCTCTTTGCTTAGAGACTTTAAGCTTTGTCacatttttcagtttttatgtTTCTCTTGAGAAACAAAAACCCCTAACCTCAATTTTTTAACATGAACGATCACAAGTCAGGCATCCCACTAGATCTTGAGGAGTATTCGCTCACAAGTTTTAAGAACATGGATGATTTGTCTTCTAAGAGCCGTGCAGGAGTATCAAACTCTGCTACTCTACCTGCAACCACCCAAACAAGATTGAATTATATGAAGAACACATACATGTCTCTTGgttttgtattatataatatgatgacTAACCGTCGCTGAGAACCAAAACAAGGTCACTGTCGATAACAGTTGGGATCCGGTGAGCAATGGTGCAGACTGTGCAGTCTTGAAACTCAGTTCTGATAATCTTCTGGATCAAATTGTCTGTAGCTGTGTCTACCGATGCCGTTGCTTCATCAAGAACAAGTATTCTTGCTTGTTTGAGTAACGCTCTCCCAAGCGACACTAGCTGTCTCTGCCCAACACTCCAGTTATCTCC
The Raphanus sativus cultivar WK10039 chromosome 1, ASM80110v3, whole genome shotgun sequence DNA segment above includes these coding regions:
- the LOC130508350 gene encoding auxin-responsive protein IAA10-like, which produces MSGFRDVCSSSGSVNVMIGVSPAEEGDGNAAAAISSEDSSSPDETVAGTELDLALGLSVGRNHSKVRSFSSSLASSSSSSSLTRESGTKRSADSSAAASKGNVAVGWPPLRTYRINSLVNQSKSSPAEDDIQKDTTKNGVKNNDASFVKSPMLVKVTMDGVIIGRKIDLNALDSYEALAKTLEQMFFHTPVTARCKETRRGSELLDGSSEYIITYQDKDGDWMLVGDVPWLMFLGSVKRLRIMRRSGETGVGK
- the LOC130508355 gene encoding subtilisin-like protease SBT1.2, which translates into the protein MEPKTLFVIIIFLLFVSSSSSLVTMKKNTYIIQLHPNSQTAKAFPSKFDWHLSFLQEAVLGLQEEDEDREDPSSRILYSYDSAIEGFSAQLTESEAETLKNLPEVVAVRPDHVLQVQTTYSYKFLGLDGPGSSNVWSKSRSGQGTIIGVLDTGVWPESPSFDDTGMPSIPSKWRGVCQEGESFTSSSCNKKLIGARFFIRGHRVANSPLDSPNMPREYISARDSTGHGTHTASTAAGSPVSTASVLGNGAGVARGMAPGAHVAVYKVCWFNGCYSSDILAAIDVAIQDRVDVLSLSLGGFPIPLYDDTIAIGTFRATEHGIAVVCAGGNNGPLASSVANTAPWVSTVGAGTLDRKFPGVVRLANGKLLYGESLYPGKGLKRAERELEVVYVTGGDKGSEFCLRGSLPRESIQGKMVICDRGVNGRSEKGQAVKEAGGVAMILANTEINQEEDSVDVHLIPATLIGYEESVVLKGYVRDTVRPKARLIFGGTVIGRSRAPEVAQFSARGPSLANPSILKPDLIAPGVNIIAAWPQNLGPTGLPYDSRRVNFTVMSGTSMSCPHVSGITALIRSSYPNWSPAAIKSAMMTTADLYDRRGKEIRDGEKPAGVFAIGAGHVNPVKAINPGLVYNIQPVDYIAYLCTLGFTRSDILAITHKNVSCGVILRNSPGFSLNYPSISVIFKGGKTKEMVTRRVTNVGSPKSIYTVNVKAPMGINVIVKPKRLVFSHADQTLSYRVWFVLKKGNRGEKVGASFADGQLTWVNSRDSMQRVRSPISVTLKNH